The following coding sequences lie in one Desmodus rotundus isolate HL8 chromosome 1, HLdesRot8A.1, whole genome shotgun sequence genomic window:
- the MRPS2 gene encoding small ribosomal subunit protein uS2m isoform X1, with protein MRRVPRPGGFPRGRLVGHAAASTAGRRRARARGAAPNAVPECWRGLGQRGQGERTRPPTPHSPGPRCGPAASRVCSAGVWPRSLRLRVLKAATPSPARPSSRTLESAAAPALSEPEGSGGKAGKEPCDPGHLQPPASLPLPQPCHFLGGMGGAGAQTQPPDPLLVRSPRQDPQRAAQALRLLQCQGAVFREEPLRCPGAPGTQSWLSAQPGAPVLCWSLRPAPGEPWFMEPYIFGSRLDQDIIDLEQTAAHLQLALNFMAHVAYRKGIILFVGRNRQFSHLIENTARDCGEYAHTRYFKGGLLTNAPLLLGPGVRLPDLIIFLNTLNNVFEPHVAVRDAAKMNIPTVGVVDTNCNPCLITYPVPGNDDSPPSVQLFCRLFRTTINRAKAKRQQVEALYRLQAQEGAEGRGPADPSTPET; from the exons ATGAGGAGAGTGCCCAGGCCCGGCGGGTTCCCACGGGGACGGCTCGTGGGGCACGCGGCCGCGAGCACTGCAGGGAGGAGGCGAGCGAGAGCGCGAGGGGCCGCCCCCAACGCCGTTCCGGAGTGCTGGCGGGGTCTCGGGCAAAGGGGGCAGGGCGAGAGGACGCGCCCCCCGACCCCGCACTCGCCCGGACCCCGGTGCGGCCCTGCGGCCTCGCGCGTCTGCAGTGCGG GTGTCTGGCCCAGGTCGCTGCGGTTGCGTGTCCTCAAGGCGGCGACCCCCAGCCCGGCCCGGCCGAGCAGCAGGACGCTGGAGAGCGCCGCGGCCCCCGCCCTGAGCGAGCCCGAGGGTAGCGGCGGGAAAGCAG GGAAAGAACCCTGTGACCCCGGGCACCTTCAACCCCCGGcttcactgcccctcccccagccgtGTCACTTCCTCGGGGGCATGGGCGGAGCAGGGGCTCAGACCCAGCCTCCTGACCCGCTGCTGGTCAGATCTCCAAGACAGGATCCTCAGCGAGCCGCTCAAGCACTCAGACTTCTTCAATGTCAAGGAGCTGTTTTCCGTGAGGAGCCTCTTCGATGCCCGGGTGCACCTGGGACACAAAGCTGGCTGTCGGCACAG CCTGGGGCACCCGTGCTCTGCTGGTCCCTCCGCCCAGCCCCAGGAGAGCCTTG GTTCATGGAGCCCTACATCTTTGGGAGCCGCCTGGACCAGGACATCATCGACCTGGAACAGACTGCCGCGCACTTACAGCTGGCCTTGAACTTCATGGCCCACGTGGCCTATCGCAAGGGCATCATCTTGTTCGTGGGCCGCAATCGGCAGTTCTCACACCTGATTGAGAACACGGCCCGGGACTGTGGCGAGTATGCCCACACCCGCTACTTCAAGGGCGGCCTGCTGACCAACGCACCGCTCCTGCTGGGCCCCGGGGTCCGCCTGCCGGACCTCATCATCTTCTTGAACACGCTCAACAACGTCTTCGAGCCCCACGTGGCTGTGAGAGACGCAGCCAAGATGAACATCCCCACGGTGGGCGTCGTGGACACCAACTGCAACCCCTGCCTCATCACCTACCCCGTGCCCGGCAACGACGACTCGCCCCCGTCCGTCCAGCTCTTCTGCCGGCTCTTCCGGACCACCATCAACCGGGCCAAGGCGAAGCGCCAACAGGTCGAGGCCCTGTATCGGCTGCAGGCCCAGGAAGGCGCTGAGGGCCGCGGCCCTGCAGACCCTTCAACCCCGGAGACGTAG
- the DIPK1B gene encoding divergent protein kinase domain 1B, whose product MRRLRRLAHLVLFCPFSKGLQGRLPGLRVKYVFLVWLGIFAGSWLVYVSYSSYVELCRGHICQVVICDQYRKGIISGPLCRDLCTLRVLEWRTCLSTVPGQQVYSGLWQGKEVTIKCGIEEGLDSKAGSEAAPRRELVLFDKPTRGTSIKEFREMTLSFLKANLGDLPSLPSLASQVLLMADFDKDNRVSLAEAKSVWALLQRNEFLLLLSLRGKGHAARLLGYCGDLYVTEGVPHSAQHGAALPLPPALHRALQQWLGPAWPWRAKIAIGLLEFVEELFHGAHGNFYMCDTTLANVGYTAQYDFRMADLQQVAPEAAVRRFLRGRRCERSADCTYGRDCRAPCDKLMRQCKGDLVQPNLAKVCGLLRDFLLPGAPPDLLEELGKQLRTCTTLSGLASQVEAHHSLVLSHLKMLLWKKISNSKYS is encoded by the exons GGCCGGCTCCCGGGCCTCAGGGTCAAGTACGTCTTCCTGGTCTGGCTGGGCATCTTCGCGGGCAGCTGGCTGGTGTACGTGAGCTACTCGTCCTACGTAGAGCTCTGCCGTGGGCACATCTGCCAGGTGGTCATC TGTGACCAGTACCGGAAGGGCATCATCTCCGGCCCCCTCTGCCGGGACCTGTGCACCCTGCGTGTGCTGGAGTGGAGGACCTGCCTCTCCACTGTCCCGGGCCAGCAG GTGTACAGCGGGCTGTGGCAGGGCAAGGAGGTGACCATCAAGTGTGGCATCGAGGAGGGCCTGGACTCCAAGGCCGGGTCGGAGGCGGCGCCCCGGCGGGAGCTGGTGCTGTTCGACAAGCCCACCCGGGGCACCTCCATCAAGGAGTTCCGGGAGATGACCCTCAGCTTCCTCAAG GCGAACCTGGGAgacctgccctccctgccctcgcTGGCCAGCCAGGTCCTGCTGATGGCGGACTTcgacaaggacaacagggtgtCGCTGGCCGAGGCCAAGTCGGTGTGGGCCCTGCTGCAGCGGAACGagttcctgctgctgctgtcccTGCGGGGCAAGGGGCACGCCGCCCGGCTGCTGGGCTACTGCGGGGACCTCTATGTCACTGAGGGCGTGCCGCACAGCGCCCAGCACGGCGCCGCGCTCCCACTGCCGCCCGCCCTGCACCGGGCCCTGCAGCAGTGGCTGGGCCCCGCGTGGCCCTGGCGGGCGAAGATCGCCATCGGCCTGCTGGAGTTCGTGGAGGAGCTCTTCCACGGCGCCCACGGGAACTTCTACATGTGCGACACCACGCTGGCCAACGTGGGCTACACGGCCCAGTACGACTTCAGGATGGCCGACCTGCAGCAGGTGGCGCCCGAGGCCGCCGTGCGCCGCTTCCTGCGGGGCCGCCGCTGCGAGCGCAGCGCCGACTGCACCTACGGGCGGGACTGCCGGGCGCCCTGCGACAAGCTCATGCGCCAGTGCAAGGGCGACCTCGTCCAGCCCAACCTGGCCAAGGTGTGCGGGCTGCTGCGGGACTTCCTGCTGCCCGGGGCGCCCCCCGACCTGCTCGAGGAGCTGGGCAAGCAGCTGCGCACCTGCACCACGCTGAGCGGGCTGGCCAGCCAGGTGGAGGCGCACCACTCGCTGGTGCTGAGCCACCTCAAGATGCTGCTGTGGAAGAAGATCTCCAACAGCAAGTACTCCTGA
- the MRPS2 gene encoding small ribosomal subunit protein uS2m isoform X2 → MRRVPRPGGFPRGRLVGHAAASTAGRRRARARGAAPNAVPECWRGLGQRGQGERTRPPTPHSPGPRCGPAASRVCSAGVWPRSLRLRVLKAATPSPARPSSRTLESAAAPALSEPEGKEPCDPGHLQPPASLPLPQPCHFLGGMGGAGAQTQPPDPLLVRSPRQDPQRAAQALRLLQCQGAVFREEPLRCPGAPGTQSWLSAQPGAPVLCWSLRPAPGEPWFMEPYIFGSRLDQDIIDLEQTAAHLQLALNFMAHVAYRKGIILFVGRNRQFSHLIENTARDCGEYAHTRYFKGGLLTNAPLLLGPGVRLPDLIIFLNTLNNVFEPHVAVRDAAKMNIPTVGVVDTNCNPCLITYPVPGNDDSPPSVQLFCRLFRTTINRAKAKRQQVEALYRLQAQEGAEGRGPADPSTPET, encoded by the exons ATGAGGAGAGTGCCCAGGCCCGGCGGGTTCCCACGGGGACGGCTCGTGGGGCACGCGGCCGCGAGCACTGCAGGGAGGAGGCGAGCGAGAGCGCGAGGGGCCGCCCCCAACGCCGTTCCGGAGTGCTGGCGGGGTCTCGGGCAAAGGGGGCAGGGCGAGAGGACGCGCCCCCCGACCCCGCACTCGCCCGGACCCCGGTGCGGCCCTGCGGCCTCGCGCGTCTGCAGTGCGG GTGTCTGGCCCAGGTCGCTGCGGTTGCGTGTCCTCAAGGCGGCGACCCCCAGCCCGGCCCGGCCGAGCAGCAGGACGCTGGAGAGCGCCGCGGCCCCCGCCCTGAGCGAGCCCGAGG GGAAAGAACCCTGTGACCCCGGGCACCTTCAACCCCCGGcttcactgcccctcccccagccgtGTCACTTCCTCGGGGGCATGGGCGGAGCAGGGGCTCAGACCCAGCCTCCTGACCCGCTGCTGGTCAGATCTCCAAGACAGGATCCTCAGCGAGCCGCTCAAGCACTCAGACTTCTTCAATGTCAAGGAGCTGTTTTCCGTGAGGAGCCTCTTCGATGCCCGGGTGCACCTGGGACACAAAGCTGGCTGTCGGCACAG CCTGGGGCACCCGTGCTCTGCTGGTCCCTCCGCCCAGCCCCAGGAGAGCCTTG GTTCATGGAGCCCTACATCTTTGGGAGCCGCCTGGACCAGGACATCATCGACCTGGAACAGACTGCCGCGCACTTACAGCTGGCCTTGAACTTCATGGCCCACGTGGCCTATCGCAAGGGCATCATCTTGTTCGTGGGCCGCAATCGGCAGTTCTCACACCTGATTGAGAACACGGCCCGGGACTGTGGCGAGTATGCCCACACCCGCTACTTCAAGGGCGGCCTGCTGACCAACGCACCGCTCCTGCTGGGCCCCGGGGTCCGCCTGCCGGACCTCATCATCTTCTTGAACACGCTCAACAACGTCTTCGAGCCCCACGTGGCTGTGAGAGACGCAGCCAAGATGAACATCCCCACGGTGGGCGTCGTGGACACCAACTGCAACCCCTGCCTCATCACCTACCCCGTGCCCGGCAACGACGACTCGCCCCCGTCCGTCCAGCTCTTCTGCCGGCTCTTCCGGACCACCATCAACCGGGCCAAGGCGAAGCGCCAACAGGTCGAGGCCCTGTATCGGCTGCAGGCCCAGGAAGGCGCTGAGGGCCGCGGCCCTGCAGACCCTTCAACCCCGGAGACGTAG
- the PIERCE1 gene encoding piercer of microtubule wall 1 protein translates to MSEEDPRECAEPVEPAAQAPLPKTSDYYSVDENLPVRFNNPAWFRGYRTKAPVSVYRTSNQAYGGRAPTVHEMPKVFYAKSSTFSRQLAAAGMFQNNSFNVYMEKSIVTGVDNCITTYDRLNFHPSYNANRPSICSD, encoded by the exons ATGTCCGAGGAGGACCCCCGAGAGTGCGCGGAGCCTGTGGAGCCCGCGGCCCAGGCCCCCCTGCCGAAAACCAGCGACTATTACTCCGTAGATGAGAACCTGCCGGTCAGGTTCAACAACCCGGCGTGGTTCCGGGGCTACAG GACCAAGGCACCCGTCTCTGTGTACAGGACCAGTAACCAAGCTTACGGCGGCAGGGCCCCCACCGTGCACGAGATGCCG AAGGTATTCTATGCGAAGTCGAGTACATTTTCCAGACAACTAGCAGCTGCTGGAATGTTCCAGAACAATTCCTTCAACGTCTACATGGAGAAGAGCATCGTTACAGGCGTCGACAACTGTATCACCACCTATGACCGGCTGAACTTCCACCCGAGCTATAACGCCAACAGGCCATCCATCTGCAGTGACTGA
- the MRPS2 gene encoding small ribosomal subunit protein uS2m isoform X4 produces the protein MRRVPRPGGFPRGRLVGHAAASTAGRRRARARGAAPNAVPECWRGLGQRGQGERTRPPTPHSPGPRCGPAASRVCSAGVWPRSLRLRVLKAATPSPARPSSRTLESAAAPALSEPEDLQDRILSEPLKHSDFFNVKELFSVRSLFDARVHLGHKAGCRHRFMEPYIFGSRLDQDIIDLEQTAAHLQLALNFMAHVAYRKGIILFVGRNRQFSHLIENTARDCGEYAHTRYFKGGLLTNAPLLLGPGVRLPDLIIFLNTLNNVFEPHVAVRDAAKMNIPTVGVVDTNCNPCLITYPVPGNDDSPPSVQLFCRLFRTTINRAKAKRQQVEALYRLQAQEGAEGRGPADPSTPET, from the exons ATGAGGAGAGTGCCCAGGCCCGGCGGGTTCCCACGGGGACGGCTCGTGGGGCACGCGGCCGCGAGCACTGCAGGGAGGAGGCGAGCGAGAGCGCGAGGGGCCGCCCCCAACGCCGTTCCGGAGTGCTGGCGGGGTCTCGGGCAAAGGGGGCAGGGCGAGAGGACGCGCCCCCCGACCCCGCACTCGCCCGGACCCCGGTGCGGCCCTGCGGCCTCGCGCGTCTGCAGTGCGG GTGTCTGGCCCAGGTCGCTGCGGTTGCGTGTCCTCAAGGCGGCGACCCCCAGCCCGGCCCGGCCGAGCAGCAGGACGCTGGAGAGCGCCGCGGCCCCCGCCCTGAGCGAGCCCGAGG ATCTCCAAGACAGGATCCTCAGCGAGCCGCTCAAGCACTCAGACTTCTTCAATGTCAAGGAGCTGTTTTCCGTGAGGAGCCTCTTCGATGCCCGGGTGCACCTGGGACACAAAGCTGGCTGTCGGCACAG GTTCATGGAGCCCTACATCTTTGGGAGCCGCCTGGACCAGGACATCATCGACCTGGAACAGACTGCCGCGCACTTACAGCTGGCCTTGAACTTCATGGCCCACGTGGCCTATCGCAAGGGCATCATCTTGTTCGTGGGCCGCAATCGGCAGTTCTCACACCTGATTGAGAACACGGCCCGGGACTGTGGCGAGTATGCCCACACCCGCTACTTCAAGGGCGGCCTGCTGACCAACGCACCGCTCCTGCTGGGCCCCGGGGTCCGCCTGCCGGACCTCATCATCTTCTTGAACACGCTCAACAACGTCTTCGAGCCCCACGTGGCTGTGAGAGACGCAGCCAAGATGAACATCCCCACGGTGGGCGTCGTGGACACCAACTGCAACCCCTGCCTCATCACCTACCCCGTGCCCGGCAACGACGACTCGCCCCCGTCCGTCCAGCTCTTCTGCCGGCTCTTCCGGACCACCATCAACCGGGCCAAGGCGAAGCGCCAACAGGTCGAGGCCCTGTATCGGCTGCAGGCCCAGGAAGGCGCTGAGGGCCGCGGCCCTGCAGACCCTTCAACCCCGGAGACGTAG
- the MRPS2 gene encoding small ribosomal subunit protein uS2m isoform X5, which produces MAPARSLPRLLSVGVWPRSLRLRVLKAATPSPARPSSRTLESAAAPALSEPEGSGGKADLQDRILSEPLKHSDFFNVKELFSVRSLFDARVHLGHKAGCRHRFMEPYIFGSRLDQDIIDLEQTAAHLQLALNFMAHVAYRKGIILFVGRNRQFSHLIENTARDCGEYAHTRYFKGGLLTNAPLLLGPGVRLPDLIIFLNTLNNVFEPHVAVRDAAKMNIPTVGVVDTNCNPCLITYPVPGNDDSPPSVQLFCRLFRTTINRAKAKRQQVEALYRLQAQEGAEGRGPADPSTPET; this is translated from the exons ATGGCGCCCGCGCGCTCCCTGCCTCGTCTGCTGAGCGTGG GTGTCTGGCCCAGGTCGCTGCGGTTGCGTGTCCTCAAGGCGGCGACCCCCAGCCCGGCCCGGCCGAGCAGCAGGACGCTGGAGAGCGCCGCGGCCCCCGCCCTGAGCGAGCCCGAGGGTAGCGGCGGGAAAGCAG ATCTCCAAGACAGGATCCTCAGCGAGCCGCTCAAGCACTCAGACTTCTTCAATGTCAAGGAGCTGTTTTCCGTGAGGAGCCTCTTCGATGCCCGGGTGCACCTGGGACACAAAGCTGGCTGTCGGCACAG GTTCATGGAGCCCTACATCTTTGGGAGCCGCCTGGACCAGGACATCATCGACCTGGAACAGACTGCCGCGCACTTACAGCTGGCCTTGAACTTCATGGCCCACGTGGCCTATCGCAAGGGCATCATCTTGTTCGTGGGCCGCAATCGGCAGTTCTCACACCTGATTGAGAACACGGCCCGGGACTGTGGCGAGTATGCCCACACCCGCTACTTCAAGGGCGGCCTGCTGACCAACGCACCGCTCCTGCTGGGCCCCGGGGTCCGCCTGCCGGACCTCATCATCTTCTTGAACACGCTCAACAACGTCTTCGAGCCCCACGTGGCTGTGAGAGACGCAGCCAAGATGAACATCCCCACGGTGGGCGTCGTGGACACCAACTGCAACCCCTGCCTCATCACCTACCCCGTGCCCGGCAACGACGACTCGCCCCCGTCCGTCCAGCTCTTCTGCCGGCTCTTCCGGACCACCATCAACCGGGCCAAGGCGAAGCGCCAACAGGTCGAGGCCCTGTATCGGCTGCAGGCCCAGGAAGGCGCTGAGGGCCGCGGCCCTGCAGACCCTTCAACCCCGGAGACGTAG
- the MRPS2 gene encoding small ribosomal subunit protein uS2m isoform X3 yields the protein MRRVPRPGGFPRGRLVGHAAASTAGRRRARARGAAPNAVPECWRGLGQRGQGERTRPPTPHSPGPRCGPAASRVCSAGVWPRSLRLRVLKAATPSPARPSSRTLESAAAPALSEPEGSGGKADLQDRILSEPLKHSDFFNVKELFSVRSLFDARVHLGHKAGCRHRFMEPYIFGSRLDQDIIDLEQTAAHLQLALNFMAHVAYRKGIILFVGRNRQFSHLIENTARDCGEYAHTRYFKGGLLTNAPLLLGPGVRLPDLIIFLNTLNNVFEPHVAVRDAAKMNIPTVGVVDTNCNPCLITYPVPGNDDSPPSVQLFCRLFRTTINRAKAKRQQVEALYRLQAQEGAEGRGPADPSTPET from the exons ATGAGGAGAGTGCCCAGGCCCGGCGGGTTCCCACGGGGACGGCTCGTGGGGCACGCGGCCGCGAGCACTGCAGGGAGGAGGCGAGCGAGAGCGCGAGGGGCCGCCCCCAACGCCGTTCCGGAGTGCTGGCGGGGTCTCGGGCAAAGGGGGCAGGGCGAGAGGACGCGCCCCCCGACCCCGCACTCGCCCGGACCCCGGTGCGGCCCTGCGGCCTCGCGCGTCTGCAGTGCGG GTGTCTGGCCCAGGTCGCTGCGGTTGCGTGTCCTCAAGGCGGCGACCCCCAGCCCGGCCCGGCCGAGCAGCAGGACGCTGGAGAGCGCCGCGGCCCCCGCCCTGAGCGAGCCCGAGGGTAGCGGCGGGAAAGCAG ATCTCCAAGACAGGATCCTCAGCGAGCCGCTCAAGCACTCAGACTTCTTCAATGTCAAGGAGCTGTTTTCCGTGAGGAGCCTCTTCGATGCCCGGGTGCACCTGGGACACAAAGCTGGCTGTCGGCACAG GTTCATGGAGCCCTACATCTTTGGGAGCCGCCTGGACCAGGACATCATCGACCTGGAACAGACTGCCGCGCACTTACAGCTGGCCTTGAACTTCATGGCCCACGTGGCCTATCGCAAGGGCATCATCTTGTTCGTGGGCCGCAATCGGCAGTTCTCACACCTGATTGAGAACACGGCCCGGGACTGTGGCGAGTATGCCCACACCCGCTACTTCAAGGGCGGCCTGCTGACCAACGCACCGCTCCTGCTGGGCCCCGGGGTCCGCCTGCCGGACCTCATCATCTTCTTGAACACGCTCAACAACGTCTTCGAGCCCCACGTGGCTGTGAGAGACGCAGCCAAGATGAACATCCCCACGGTGGGCGTCGTGGACACCAACTGCAACCCCTGCCTCATCACCTACCCCGTGCCCGGCAACGACGACTCGCCCCCGTCCGTCCAGCTCTTCTGCCGGCTCTTCCGGACCACCATCAACCGGGCCAAGGCGAAGCGCCAACAGGTCGAGGCCCTGTATCGGCTGCAGGCCCAGGAAGGCGCTGAGGGCCGCGGCCCTGCAGACCCTTCAACCCCGGAGACGTAG